In Chlamydia serpentis, the following are encoded in one genomic region:
- a CDS encoding bis(5'-nucleosyl)-tetraphosphatase — MMKTKYEYSFGVIPIKFFGTPDKSTLRACFICHTRGKHWGFPKGHSEDKEGPQEAAERELVEETGLSIVNFFPKVFIEQYSFNNEDQIFVRKEVTYFLAEVRGDVHADPMEISDNQWLSLQEGLRLLSFPELRDLTVEADKFINNYLFSS; from the coding sequence ATGATGAAGACAAAATATGAATATTCTTTTGGTGTTATTCCTATAAAATTTTTTGGGACTCCTGATAAAAGCACATTAAGGGCTTGTTTTATTTGCCATACTCGAGGGAAACATTGGGGATTTCCTAAAGGACATTCTGAAGATAAGGAAGGTCCTCAAGAAGCCGCAGAAAGAGAGTTAGTAGAAGAAACTGGACTGAGTATAGTTAATTTCTTCCCTAAAGTATTTATCGAGCAGTACTCGTTCAATAACGAAGATCAAATCTTCGTTCGTAAAGAAGTGACTTATTTTCTTGCTGAAGTTCGTGGTGATGTCCATGCAGATCCTATGGAAATTAGCGATAATCAGTGGCTATCTTTACAAGAGGGGTTGCGCTTATTAAGTTTTCCTGAACTACGAGATCTTACTGTAGAAGCAGATAAGTTTATTAATAATTATCTTTTTTCTTCTTAG
- a CDS encoding inorganic pyrophosphatase has protein sequence MSKKVLYVAHPWHSPSLTQDNYESLCCYIEITPHDSVKFELDKTTGLLKVDRPQKFSNFCPCLYGLLPQTYCGEASGQYSGEQIRREGIQGDKDPLDVCVLTEKNIHHGNILLQARPIGGLRIVDSGEADDKIIAVLEDDLVFAEIEDISDCPGTVLDMIQHYFLTYKATPDHLIKGSPAKIEIVGIYGKKEAQKVIQLAHEDYLSYIGETADVN, from the coding sequence ATGTCTAAAAAAGTTTTATATGTTGCTCATCCTTGGCACAGCCCCTCGTTAACTCAGGATAACTATGAATCTCTGTGTTGTTACATAGAGATTACCCCTCATGACTCTGTAAAATTTGAATTAGACAAAACCACAGGACTACTTAAAGTAGATAGACCTCAAAAATTTTCTAATTTTTGTCCTTGTCTTTATGGTTTGCTTCCTCAAACATATTGTGGAGAAGCCTCTGGGCAATATAGCGGAGAGCAAATACGTCGTGAAGGGATCCAAGGAGATAAAGATCCTTTGGATGTCTGTGTGCTTACAGAAAAAAATATCCATCATGGGAATATTTTACTACAAGCACGTCCTATAGGAGGACTTCGGATCGTTGATTCTGGAGAAGCCGATGATAAAATTATTGCCGTTCTAGAAGACGACCTAGTCTTCGCAGAAATCGAAGATATTTCCGACTGCCCAGGGACAGTATTGGATATGATCCAACATTACTTCCTAACATATAAAGCTACGCCCGATCATCTAATTAAAGGTAGTCCTGCAAAAATTGAGATCGTAGGCATTTATGGGAAGAAAGAGGCTCAAAAAGTGATTCAGCTGGCTCACGAAGATTATTTATCCTATATTGGAGAAACTGCCGATGTGAACTAA
- a CDS encoding Leu/Phe/Val dehydrogenase, producing MKYSLIFKELNIEDYERVIEVRCSEVRLHAIIAIHQTAVGPALGGVRASVYSSFEDACTDALRLAKGMTYKALISGTDTGGGKSVIILPQDLPYLTEDMLRAFGQAVDALEGKYICAEDLGVSIKDISIIAQETPYVCGIADISGDPSIYTAHGGFLCIKETAEYLWGSPSLQGKKIAIQGIGSVGRRLLHSCFFEGAELYISDILETVLLDAVQLYGAKIVPTEDIHALECDIFTPCARGNVIRKDNVADLRCKAIVGLANNQLQDSSIGVMLHERGILYAPDYLVNAGGLLNVTAAIEGKIYEPKEVLNKVANLPIVLRQLYNQSKITGKDLVALSDSFVEDKLLAYTS from the coding sequence ATGAAATATTCGCTTATTTTCAAAGAGCTAAATATAGAGGACTATGAACGTGTTATTGAAGTCAGATGTTCAGAAGTTCGTCTTCACGCAATTATTGCTATTCACCAGACAGCGGTAGGACCAGCTTTGGGCGGTGTAAGAGCTTCCGTATACTCTTCTTTTGAAGATGCATGTACAGATGCTCTTCGCTTAGCTAAGGGCATGACTTACAAGGCTTTAATTAGTGGAACTGATACAGGAGGGGGTAAAAGTGTGATCATTCTTCCTCAAGACCTTCCTTATCTTACTGAAGACATGCTAAGAGCTTTCGGGCAAGCTGTAGATGCCTTGGAGGGTAAATATATATGTGCTGAAGATCTTGGTGTGTCTATAAAAGACATTTCTATAATTGCTCAAGAGACTCCTTATGTTTGTGGGATTGCTGACATCAGTGGAGACCCCTCTATATACACTGCACATGGCGGATTTTTATGCATAAAAGAAACTGCAGAATATCTTTGGGGATCCCCATCTCTTCAAGGAAAAAAGATAGCTATCCAGGGAATTGGATCTGTAGGGCGACGTCTCTTACATTCTTGCTTTTTTGAAGGTGCTGAACTCTATATTTCTGATATTTTAGAAACAGTACTTCTGGATGCCGTGCAACTCTATGGAGCTAAAATTGTTCCTACAGAAGACATCCATGCATTAGAGTGCGATATTTTCACGCCGTGTGCTCGTGGCAATGTGATTCGTAAAGATAATGTTGCTGATTTGCGTTGTAAGGCGATTGTAGGCTTAGCAAACAACCAGCTGCAGGACAGCTCTATTGGTGTCATGCTGCATGAACGAGGTATTCTTTATGCTCCTGACTATTTGGTTAATGCTGGAGGCTTGCTTAATGTCACTGCCGCGATAGAAGGAAAAATCTACGAGCCTAAAGAAGTTCTTAATAAAGTTGCAAACCTTCCTATCGTTCTTCGTCAGCTATACAATCAAAGTAAGATAACTGGAAAAGATCTGGTAGCTTTATCCGATTCCTTTGTAGAAGATAAGTTATTAGCCTATACTTCATAG
- a CDS encoding inositol monophosphatase family protein → MPFQLPNCQNIVESVVTEIITELLNYRKERPLIPSWGKPDGSFITAADYGSQYYLKRELAQAFPDIPFIGEEVLSPNEDHKKISEILKFTHQLAPLTSSEDLFSNLTPPPSPTSLFWLVDPIDGTTGFIKHRAFAVAVSLIYEYQPILSVMACPSYNYTFKVYSAAKSHGLSILHSENLGRRILYDGRKPTRQFCEASLAALNQQHHATRKLSLGLPNTPSPRRLESQYKYALVAEGAVDFFIRYPFIHSPARAWDHVPGAFLVEEAGGKVTDALGVPLEYNKETLLLNNHPVILASGNQEIHETTLTAIQSQLNIVFSDNLLHYEV, encoded by the coding sequence ATGCCCTTTCAGTTACCTAACTGTCAGAACATCGTAGAGTCTGTAGTTACGGAAATCATTACGGAATTGTTAAACTATCGAAAAGAACGTCCCCTAATCCCTTCTTGGGGAAAACCAGATGGATCCTTTATTACGGCTGCAGACTATGGCAGTCAATACTACCTCAAACGAGAGCTTGCACAAGCTTTTCCTGATATTCCCTTTATCGGAGAAGAGGTTTTAAGTCCTAACGAAGATCATAAAAAAATCTCAGAAATCTTAAAATTTACTCACCAGTTAGCTCCTCTGACCTCCAGTGAAGACTTATTTTCCAATCTAACTCCTCCCCCTTCTCCAACCTCTCTATTTTGGCTTGTTGATCCTATTGATGGAACGACGGGGTTTATTAAGCATCGTGCTTTTGCTGTTGCCGTATCCCTCATTTATGAGTACCAACCCATCCTATCTGTAATGGCGTGTCCTTCTTATAATTATACATTTAAGGTGTACTCAGCAGCCAAAAGCCACGGGCTTTCTATTTTACATTCTGAAAATTTAGGTAGACGAATACTTTATGATGGAAGAAAGCCGACAAGACAATTCTGCGAAGCTTCATTAGCTGCGTTGAATCAACAACATCATGCAACACGCAAGCTTAGCCTAGGTCTACCCAACACTCCAAGTCCTCGTCGTTTAGAAAGTCAATATAAATATGCATTAGTCGCTGAAGGTGCTGTAGATTTTTTCATTCGTTATCCCTTTATCCATTCTCCTGCCCGTGCTTGGGACCACGTTCCAGGAGCATTTCTTGTGGAAGAAGCTGGAGGTAAAGTGACTGATGCCTTAGGAGTGCCTCTGGAATATAACAAAGAAACTCTATTATTGAATAATCATCCTGTGATCCTTGCTTCTGGAAATCAGGAGATCCATGAGACAACACTAACGGCAATACAAAGCCAACTCAATATTGTCTTTTCCGATAACTTATTGCACTATGAAGTATAG
- a CDS encoding lysophospholipid acyltransferase family protein produces the protein MLIKLWRATYNGIYAFLVGAVLKLRYRMQVEGMKTLNLNPKQGCLFLANHVAEIDPVILEYLFWRRFYVRPMAVEYLFHSRIVRWFLNSVRSIPIPQVVLGKENKRTLERINKCYEEATVALNKGESILLYPSGKLSRTGKEEIVNQYSAYVLLHKIAECNVVLVRIAGLWGSAFSRYKLDSTPKLASVFKKALRFLLRRGIFFMPKRFVRITLCQVDHFFLKQFPTRQDLNTFLASWFNQEDDNLPIEVPYA, from the coding sequence ATGCTAATAAAGCTGTGGCGTGCTACTTATAATGGCATTTATGCATTCTTAGTAGGCGCAGTGCTGAAGTTGCGTTACCGTATGCAAGTTGAAGGCATGAAGACCCTGAATCTTAACCCTAAGCAAGGATGTTTATTTCTTGCGAATCATGTCGCAGAAATTGATCCTGTTATCCTAGAATATCTATTCTGGAGACGGTTTTATGTTCGCCCTATGGCTGTTGAGTACTTATTCCATAGCCGTATTGTTCGGTGGTTTTTAAATTCTGTGCGATCTATTCCTATTCCTCAAGTTGTTCTTGGTAAAGAAAATAAACGCACTTTGGAACGTATAAACAAGTGTTATGAGGAAGCAACAGTAGCTTTAAATAAAGGAGAAAGTATTCTTCTCTATCCTTCAGGGAAGTTATCAAGAACAGGGAAGGAAGAAATTGTTAATCAGTATTCTGCTTATGTGTTATTACATAAAATTGCGGAATGCAATGTAGTTTTGGTAAGAATAGCAGGTTTATGGGGGAGTGCATTTTCTCGTTACAAGCTTGATTCTACACCTAAGTTAGCCTCTGTGTTTAAAAAAGCTTTGCGTTTTTTATTGCGTCGCGGGATTTTTTTTATGCCTAAAAGGTTTGTAAGAATTACTCTATGTCAAGTTGATCACTTTTTCTTAAAGCAATTCCCAACCAGGCAGGATTTAAATACCTTTTTAGCGTCCTGGTTTAATCAAGAGGATGACAATTTGCCAATAGAAGTTCCTTATGCATAA
- a CDS encoding AMP-binding protein codes for MHGQWNRRHNTHHLGLRPGSTVLESFLILCSEFDEAIACFDEHLGALSYQEIRNAVIAVAIKVSKFPEDRIGVMMPASIGAYIAYFGILLAGKIPVMMNWSQGLRELRACTKTAQVVRVLTSQQLVKHLNEVQGFIEYPFDLIYMEDMRKQLSLWEKCCVGLYSKCSIPWLFRIFGVSRLESSDIAVILFTSGTEKLPKAVPLTHKNLIANQKACLKFFDPNKHDVMLAFLPPFHAYGFNSCGLFPLLVGFPVVFASNPLNPRKLVDLIDDKEVSLLGSTPVFFDYILKTAKKQNSFLESLRLVVIGGDALTDDLYEETKRLQPKIALYQGYGATECSPVISITTKESPRKQECVGLPILGMDVLIISEETYVPMSSGEQGLIVVRGSSVFSGYLGSPKHQGFVLLGGDWWYLTGDLGYVGPTGDLFLEGRLSRFIKIGGEMVSLEALESILYQYFADNQSHYDHGSLVVCGVPGDKVRLCLFTTFPITIHKVNDILKNAETSSIVKISYVHQIKSIPILGIGKPDYASLNALAVSLFG; via the coding sequence ATGCACGGTCAATGGAATAGGCGTCACAACACTCATCATTTAGGGTTGCGGCCTGGATCTACAGTATTAGAAAGTTTTTTAATATTATGTTCTGAATTCGATGAGGCGATTGCCTGTTTTGATGAACATCTTGGAGCTCTTTCCTATCAAGAGATCCGTAATGCTGTGATTGCCGTAGCAATCAAGGTATCTAAATTCCCTGAGGATAGAATTGGGGTTATGATGCCTGCATCTATAGGAGCCTATATTGCCTATTTTGGCATTCTACTCGCAGGAAAAATTCCTGTAATGATGAATTGGAGCCAGGGACTTAGAGAACTTCGTGCGTGTACAAAAACAGCACAAGTAGTTCGAGTTCTAACTTCTCAGCAGCTGGTGAAACATCTAAATGAAGTCCAAGGGTTTATAGAATATCCTTTTGATCTTATCTATATGGAAGATATGCGTAAGCAGCTTTCTTTGTGGGAGAAGTGTTGTGTGGGACTATATTCTAAGTGCTCAATTCCCTGGTTATTTAGAATATTTGGAGTTTCAAGATTGGAGAGCAGTGATATTGCTGTTATTTTGTTTACGTCTGGAACAGAGAAGCTTCCAAAAGCAGTTCCTCTAACGCATAAAAATCTAATCGCTAATCAGAAGGCGTGTTTGAAATTTTTTGATCCGAATAAACATGACGTAATGCTGGCTTTTTTACCTCCTTTTCATGCTTATGGTTTCAATAGCTGTGGTTTATTTCCTTTATTGGTTGGTTTCCCTGTAGTATTTGCTTCTAATCCTTTGAATCCTAGAAAATTAGTTGATCTTATCGATGATAAAGAGGTTTCTTTATTGGGGAGTACTCCTGTATTTTTCGACTATATTTTGAAGACAGCAAAAAAACAAAATTCTTTTTTGGAATCCTTACGTCTTGTTGTTATTGGTGGCGACGCATTGACAGATGATCTCTACGAAGAAACTAAAAGGCTACAACCTAAAATTGCTTTGTATCAAGGATATGGGGCTACGGAATGTTCTCCTGTTATTTCTATTACTACTAAAGAAAGTCCTAGAAAACAAGAATGCGTCGGATTGCCTATCCTAGGTATGGATGTCCTAATCATTTCTGAAGAAACCTATGTTCCTATGTCTTCAGGAGAACAGGGCTTAATCGTTGTCCGTGGAAGCTCTGTATTTTCAGGATATCTAGGGAGTCCCAAACACCAGGGCTTCGTATTATTAGGAGGAGACTGGTGGTATTTGACTGGAGATTTAGGTTACGTAGGTCCTACTGGAGATTTGTTTTTAGAAGGCAGGCTCAGCCGATTTATAAAAATCGGCGGAGAAATGGTAAGTTTAGAAGCATTGGAAAGTATTTTGTATCAGTATTTTGCAGATAACCAGTCTCATTATGATCACGGCTCCCTAGTAGTTTGTGGTGTCCCTGGAGATAAGGTAAGATTATGTTTATTTACCACCTTCCCTATAACAATACATAAAGTAAATGATATCTTAAAAAACGCTGAAACTAGTAGCATAGTCAAGATATCCTATGTACATCAGATTAAAAGCATTCCTATTTTAGGAATTGGGAAACCTGATTATGCTTCGTTAAATGCTTTGGCTGTTTCATTATTTGGTTAG
- a CDS encoding aminotransferase class I/II-fold pyridoxal phosphate-dependent enzyme, with protein MTTSGVVDFVTNDFLGFARSPTICCEVNKRFYVHCHKFPNEKLGTCGSRLMIGSSRVIDDLEVKIADYHGAPNAFLVNSGYMANLGLCYHLSRSNDVLLWDEEVHMSVVHSVSVIAGQHHAFHHNDLEHLESLLQRYRTGSTGRIFIFVSSVYSFKGTLAPLEEIITLSKKYHAHLVVDEAHAMGIFGEQGKGFCHALGYENFYAVLITFGKAMGTMGASLLTSSEVKYDLMCNSPPLRYSTCLSPYALISIDTAYDFLASEGEKAREQLFKLKEHFSRYFSSHAPGCVQPIFLRQTCLEEVISVLEKANIRVGLVAFAKYPFLRVNLHAYNTVDEVSQLAQIMKQYLEKSSRRVHINHEFHLWRELCQH; from the coding sequence TTGACTACCAGTGGTGTTGTAGATTTTGTAACAAATGATTTTCTAGGGTTTGCACGCTCTCCCACAATATGTTGTGAGGTAAATAAGCGGTTTTATGTGCATTGCCATAAGTTCCCTAATGAGAAATTAGGGACTTGTGGGTCTCGTCTTATGATAGGATCTTCTCGAGTTATAGATGATCTTGAGGTTAAAATAGCTGATTATCACGGAGCTCCCAATGCGTTTTTGGTAAATAGTGGCTATATGGCTAATCTTGGCCTATGTTATCATTTATCCCGATCCAATGATGTGCTTCTATGGGATGAAGAAGTACATATGTCTGTGGTACACAGTGTATCGGTAATTGCTGGACAGCACCATGCCTTTCACCATAATGATCTGGAGCACTTGGAGTCCTTATTACAGCGCTATAGAACGGGCTCAACAGGAAGAATTTTTATCTTTGTATCTTCTGTATATTCTTTTAAAGGGACTTTAGCTCCTCTTGAGGAAATAATAACACTTTCAAAAAAATATCACGCTCATCTAGTCGTAGATGAAGCCCATGCTATGGGAATTTTCGGAGAACAGGGAAAAGGGTTCTGCCATGCATTAGGTTACGAAAATTTTTATGCTGTATTGATTACCTTTGGGAAAGCTATGGGGACAATGGGAGCCTCCTTATTAACTTCATCAGAGGTGAAATATGATCTGATGTGCAACTCCCCACCTTTGCGTTATTCTACGTGTCTATCACCATATGCCTTAATTTCTATAGACACCGCTTATGACTTTCTAGCTTCTGAAGGAGAAAAAGCTCGCGAACAGCTTTTCAAGTTAAAAGAGCATTTTAGTAGGTATTTCTCCTCCCATGCTCCAGGCTGTGTCCAGCCTATATTTTTAAGGCAGACCTGTTTGGAAGAAGTAATATCAGTATTAGAAAAGGCGAATATACGTGTCGGTCTTGTGGCTTTTGCTAAATATCCTTTCTTACGTGTAAACCTACATGCCTATAATACTGTAGATGAAGTGAGCCAACTTGCCCAAATTATGAAACAGTACTTAGAAAAAAGTAGTCGTAGGGTCCACATCAATCATGAATTTCACCTTTGGCGAGAGCTTTGCCAACATTAA
- the priA gene encoding primosomal protein N', protein MGYTESLTFRLYAEVVVGSNINKVLDYGVPEKLEHITKGTSVIVSLRGAKKVGIVYQVKATTRCQQVLPILGVPESAIILPQDLLDLLFWMSQYYFAPLGKTLRLFLPSISSNIIQPKQQYRVVLKVSKAKVRELLSELEGTHPSQGSVLKILLKNTSALGLSSLMEKAQVSQSPIHSLEKLGIVDIVDAGQLELQEDLLTFFLPELKELHPQQEEALNKISYSLQTSQFHTHLLFGITGSGKTEIYLRATTEALKQGKSTILLVPEIALTVQTVTLFKARFGKKVGVLHHKLSDSDKSRTWLRASEGSLRILIGPRSALFCPMKNLGLIIVDEEHDPAYKQTESPPCYHARDVAVMRGKLNRATVILGSATPSLESYTNALSGKYILSHLSSRAGAAYPPKVSLIDMNLEREKSKAKTLFSQPALQKINERLQVGEQVLVFFNRRGYHTNVSCKVCKHTLKCPRCDMVLTFHKYANVLLCHLCNSSPKDLPQSCPKCLGTMTLQYRGSGTEKIEKVLQQIFPQIRTLRIDSDTTKLKGSHEALLKQFATGKADVLIGTQMIAKGMHFSAVTLAIILNGDSGLYIPDFRASEQVFQLITQVAGRSGRSYLPGEVLIQSFLPDHPTIHCAMREDYSAFYNQEISGREVCDYPPFVRLVRCIFMGKCPKQTWKEANRVYINLKEHLENTSQLMQVTPCGHFKVKDIFRYQFLIKSTHIISVNKKLHHALMLAKLSPKVKFMIDVDPTTTFF, encoded by the coding sequence ATGGGCTATACTGAATCGCTTACCTTTCGCTTATACGCCGAAGTCGTCGTAGGTTCTAATATCAATAAGGTACTCGATTATGGTGTTCCTGAAAAATTAGAACACATCACTAAAGGAACCTCCGTTATTGTCTCGCTACGCGGAGCAAAAAAAGTCGGTATTGTCTATCAGGTAAAAGCAACTACGCGTTGTCAACAAGTTCTACCTATTTTAGGAGTTCCTGAATCAGCAATTATCCTTCCTCAAGACCTTCTTGACTTACTATTCTGGATGAGTCAGTACTACTTTGCTCCTTTAGGCAAGACTTTAAGGTTATTCCTCCCTAGCATTTCCTCAAATATCATCCAACCTAAACAACAGTATCGTGTTGTTTTAAAGGTGAGCAAAGCAAAAGTAAGGGAACTACTCTCGGAGCTAGAAGGTACTCATCCTTCTCAAGGATCTGTATTAAAAATTTTATTAAAAAATACATCTGCTTTAGGTTTATCCTCCCTTATGGAGAAAGCTCAAGTTTCACAATCTCCCATCCATTCTCTTGAAAAGCTTGGTATTGTTGATATCGTGGACGCAGGACAATTAGAACTTCAAGAAGACCTCTTAACCTTTTTTCTTCCTGAGCTTAAGGAATTACATCCTCAGCAGGAAGAGGCCTTAAATAAGATTTCTTATTCACTACAAACATCACAATTTCATACTCACCTACTTTTTGGAATTACAGGAAGTGGGAAAACAGAAATCTATCTTAGAGCAACCACCGAAGCGTTAAAGCAAGGGAAAAGTACTATTCTTCTTGTTCCAGAAATTGCTCTAACAGTACAAACAGTCACACTATTTAAAGCTCGATTTGGCAAGAAAGTAGGTGTGCTTCATCATAAGCTGAGCGATAGCGATAAAAGTCGCACGTGGCTTCGAGCTTCTGAAGGATCTTTACGCATTCTGATAGGGCCTCGCTCAGCTCTTTTCTGTCCTATGAAGAATCTCGGGTTAATTATTGTAGATGAAGAACATGACCCTGCCTATAAACAAACAGAAAGTCCTCCCTGTTATCATGCTCGAGACGTTGCTGTAATGCGTGGAAAACTCAACCGTGCTACTGTGATTTTAGGAAGTGCGACTCCAAGCTTAGAGAGCTATACTAACGCCCTATCTGGGAAGTACATCTTATCACATCTTTCTTCGAGAGCCGGAGCTGCTTATCCTCCAAAAGTTTCCCTTATCGATATGAACTTAGAGCGAGAAAAATCAAAAGCTAAAACATTATTTTCGCAACCTGCATTGCAGAAAATAAATGAACGCCTTCAAGTAGGAGAGCAAGTATTGGTTTTCTTTAATCGTCGAGGATATCATACAAATGTTTCGTGTAAAGTATGCAAACACACATTAAAATGCCCCCGCTGCGATATGGTGTTAACGTTCCATAAATATGCGAATGTTCTTCTCTGCCATCTATGCAACTCTTCACCTAAAGATCTCCCACAATCATGTCCAAAATGTCTTGGAACAATGACATTACAATATAGGGGCTCCGGAACAGAAAAAATAGAAAAAGTACTTCAACAAATTTTCCCCCAGATACGTACACTCCGCATTGACTCTGACACGACAAAACTGAAGGGAAGCCATGAGGCCTTGCTCAAACAATTCGCAACGGGAAAAGCTGATGTTCTTATTGGAACGCAGATGATCGCGAAAGGCATGCATTTCTCTGCAGTGACCTTGGCAATTATCCTAAATGGAGATTCTGGACTATACATCCCTGATTTCAGAGCTTCTGAGCAAGTCTTCCAACTTATCACACAGGTAGCAGGAAGATCCGGGCGTAGCTACTTACCAGGAGAAGTCCTTATTCAATCGTTTCTTCCTGATCATCCGACTATTCACTGTGCTATGCGTGAAGATTACTCTGCATTTTACAATCAAGAAATTTCAGGTCGCGAAGTTTGTGATTATCCTCCCTTTGTTCGCCTTGTCCGTTGCATTTTTATGGGGAAATGTCCCAAGCAGACCTGGAAAGAAGCAAACCGAGTTTATATAAATTTAAAAGAGCACTTAGAAAACACGAGTCAACTTATGCAAGTTACTCCCTGCGGCCACTTTAAAGTTAAGGATATATTCCGTTATCAATTTTTAATTAAGAGTACACATATAATTTCTGTAAATAAAAAGCTACACCATGCCTTAATGTTGGCAAAGCTCTCGCCAAAGGTGAAATTCATGATTGATGTGGACCCTACGACTACTTTTTTCTAA
- the dsbH gene encoding disulfide reductase DsbH, producing the protein MKFWLQGCAFVGCLLLTLPCCAARKRASGENFPQTRPVAVASIKWESYSGALQSSKHDGKPVCLFFTGSDWCMWCTKMQKEILQTSEFANFSNKYLHMVEVDFPQKNNQSEEHRHQNRELKVQYKVTGFPEMVFINAEEEVLARMGFEPGGANSYIKKVKSALNMH; encoded by the coding sequence ATGAAATTTTGGTTGCAAGGATGTGCTTTTGTCGGTTGCCTGTTATTGACTCTACCTTGTTGTGCTGCGCGAAAGCGTGCTTCTGGAGAAAATTTTCCACAAACTCGCCCTGTAGCAGTAGCAAGTATAAAATGGGAGAGTTATTCGGGGGCTCTTCAGTCTTCTAAACACGATGGCAAACCTGTGTGTCTGTTTTTCACAGGGTCAGATTGGTGTATGTGGTGCACGAAAATGCAGAAGGAAATTTTACAAACTTCTGAGTTTGCAAATTTTTCCAATAAATATCTTCATATGGTTGAAGTTGATTTTCCTCAGAAGAACAACCAGTCAGAAGAACACCGTCACCAAAATAGGGAACTGAAAGTTCAATATAAAGTTACTGGATTCCCTGAAATGGTCTTTATAAATGCAGAAGAAGAAGTACTAGCTCGTATGGGATTTGAACCTGGTGGTGCAAATTCCTATATAAAGAAGGTGAAGTCTGCTCTTAACATGCATTAA
- a CDS encoding CPn0927/CPn0928 family alpha/beta hydrolase fold protein — MTYVPDSRTRLSYPINITGSQPPVIMFSSNNARIAWERRLNHPRLFKIIKIIWNIVKLIICTILLIPLGIFWVLEKLCQFAILPASFISERLSPKTVENIKISSNSNLQHLLNVKEISSFKHVVMQYDDLTIDSLSIEIPNAHPNRWILFSQGNCGTIEKHFNEESDVLELAKATRSNILMFNYPGVMSSRGSVTRENLIKSYQACVRYLRDENQGPKANQIIAYGYSLGTSIQAAALDREITDGSDKIKWILIKDRGPRSFADVAFQFYKPLACIVKLLGWNIDSTKYSEKLLCPEIFIYNSDNNDNLIGDGLFNKETCFAAPFLDPDRKKPPGNKIPVPEQELLHYDSLSTSALSRVAKIVSEYLDAED; from the coding sequence ATGACATATGTACCAGACTCACGCACACGCTTGAGCTATCCCATTAATATAACCGGATCTCAGCCTCCGGTAATAATGTTTTCCTCAAACAACGCTCGTATAGCTTGGGAAAGACGTTTGAACCATCCTAGGTTGTTTAAGATTATAAAGATAATCTGGAACATCGTCAAATTGATTATTTGTACCATTCTACTTATTCCTTTAGGAATATTTTGGGTGCTGGAAAAATTATGTCAATTTGCGATTCTCCCTGCTAGCTTTATATCTGAGAGACTATCACCAAAAACTGTAGAAAATATAAAAATATCCTCTAACTCGAATCTACAACATCTCCTGAACGTTAAGGAAATCTCATCATTCAAGCATGTTGTTATGCAATACGATGACCTAACTATAGACAGTTTGTCTATAGAGATCCCTAACGCTCACCCCAACAGATGGATTCTTTTCTCTCAAGGAAATTGTGGAACTATAGAAAAACACTTCAATGAAGAATCCGATGTACTCGAGCTAGCGAAAGCCACTCGATCTAATATTCTTATGTTCAATTATCCTGGCGTCATGTCCAGTCGTGGGTCAGTGACACGAGAAAACCTAATTAAGTCCTACCAGGCATGTGTACGTTATCTAAGAGATGAAAACCAAGGCCCTAAAGCTAATCAAATTATTGCTTATGGATATTCTCTGGGAACTAGCATCCAAGCTGCAGCTTTAGATCGTGAGATTACTGACGGCAGTGACAAGATAAAATGGATCCTTATCAAAGATCGAGGTCCCCGATCCTTTGCTGACGTAGCCTTTCAATTTTATAAACCACTAGCCTGTATCGTGAAATTACTAGGTTGGAACATCGATTCTACGAAGTACAGCGAGAAACTATTGTGCCCAGAAATTTTCATTTACAACTCTGATAATAACGACAACTTGATTGGAGACGGTCTTTTTAACAAGGAAACCTGTTTCGCTGCTCCTTTTTTAGACCCTGATAGAAAGAAGCCTCCTGGTAATAAAATTCCTGTACCAGAACAAGAGCTTCTTCACTATGATTCTCTTTCTACAAGTGCTCTATCGAGAGTTGCTAAGATTGTCTCTGAATACCTCGATGCTGAAGATTAA